A part of Streptomyces sp. DSM 40750 genomic DNA contains:
- a CDS encoding ArsR/SmtB family transcription factor: MLTLAADIEALARFGRALADPIRCRILLALREAPAHPADMADHLGISRTRLSNHLACLRDCGLVVAVPVGRRTRYELADERLGHALDDLRTAVVAVETDKTCPDAETKGCC, encoded by the coding sequence GTGCTGACTCTCGCTGCTGACATCGAGGCGCTGGCGCGGTTCGGCCGTGCCCTCGCCGATCCGATCCGCTGCCGGATTCTCCTCGCCCTGCGCGAGGCCCCGGCCCATCCCGCAGACATGGCCGACCACTTGGGGATCTCCCGGACCCGGCTGTCGAACCACCTGGCGTGCCTGCGTGACTGCGGCCTGGTCGTCGCGGTGCCGGTCGGCCGGCGTACCCGCTACGAGCTCGCCGACGAGCGCCTCGGGCACGCGCTGGACGACCTGCGCACCGCCGTGGTGGCCGTTGAGACGGACAAGACCTGCCCGGACGCGGAAACGAAGGGCTGCTGCTGA
- a CDS encoding DUF6207 family protein: MGPINEAHAEQPGLAVVKIAECDEQTALAVQELLVARWATARADRTPRDPGQPGVRLRCYLDVRQKLDSQHRTSHDAVLNSA; the protein is encoded by the coding sequence ATGGGGCCGATCAACGAAGCGCATGCGGAACAGCCGGGGCTTGCCGTGGTGAAGATCGCGGAGTGCGACGAACAGACCGCCCTCGCCGTCCAGGAGTTGCTCGTCGCGCGGTGGGCGACCGCGAGGGCGGACCGTACGCCCCGGGATCCGGGGCAGCCCGGCGTACGGCTGCGCTGCTATCTGGATGTGCGACAGAAGCTCGACTCACAGCACCGGACAAGCCATGACGCTGTGCTCAACTCGGCGTAA
- a CDS encoding SDR family NAD(P)-dependent oxidoreductase has protein sequence MSAIDYRRQTVIVTGASSGLGAEFARQLARRGSDLVLVARRADRLKNLADELTRAHGVTVTVVARDLGLPDAGRTLRAELESRGIYATGLVNNAGFATHNALTDEDPDRLQSMIALNVSALVDLSRAYIGPLASADTGVLINVASLLGFQPTPYLSVYGATKAFVLSFTESLWEETHDTGLRVLAVCPGATKTEFYDVAGSQQADYGTKRAAPADVVKMALDTLDRRSAPPSVITNGRRLALVSKFLPRRLMVRFMGRMARR, from the coding sequence ATGAGCGCAATCGACTATCGCCGCCAGACCGTCATCGTCACCGGAGCGAGCTCCGGGCTCGGCGCGGAATTCGCGCGCCAGCTGGCCCGTCGCGGATCGGATCTCGTCCTCGTCGCCCGCCGAGCGGACCGGCTCAAGAACCTGGCCGACGAACTCACCCGCGCCCACGGCGTCACGGTGACCGTCGTCGCCCGCGACCTCGGCCTGCCCGACGCCGGACGCACGCTGCGCGCCGAATTGGAATCCCGCGGCATCTACGCGACCGGGCTCGTCAACAACGCCGGCTTCGCCACCCACAACGCCCTCACCGACGAGGATCCGGATCGCCTGCAGAGCATGATCGCGCTGAATGTCAGCGCGCTGGTCGACCTCAGCCGCGCCTACATCGGTCCGCTGGCCTCCGCCGACACCGGCGTCCTGATCAACGTCGCGAGCCTGCTGGGCTTCCAGCCGACCCCGTACCTGAGTGTCTACGGCGCCACCAAGGCCTTCGTCCTCAGCTTCACCGAATCGCTGTGGGAGGAGACCCACGACACCGGCCTACGCGTCCTCGCCGTGTGCCCCGGCGCCACGAAGACCGAGTTCTACGACGTCGCCGGCAGCCAGCAGGCCGACTACGGCACGAAGCGAGCCGCCCCCGCCGATGTCGTCAAGATGGCCCTCGACACGCTCGACCGCCGCTCCGCGCCCCCGTCGGTGATCACCAACGGCCGCCGGCTCGCCCTCGTCAGCAAGTTCCTGCCGCGCCGCCTGATGGTCCGGTTCATGGGCCGCATGGCCCGCCGTTGA
- a CDS encoding TetR/AcrR family transcriptional regulator produces the protein MAQKPTPLREQTRSVVRALLARTALELFAAKGYDDTRLEEIAAAAGVSKRTLFNYFRSKEDLALNGLSEQGELIAARLAERPADEDPWMSLRAAFQVLEEIETTAERRLELVTLLFGNESLRAGHAEKQARWQELFAPLIEPRLPGSDHRALQARAIAAAAITCLQAATEEWMRLGGQVDQFDLYDAAVQAIRRPSSPPEEKTT, from the coding sequence ATGGCACAGAAACCGACACCTCTTCGGGAACAGACCCGCTCGGTGGTTCGCGCGCTGCTCGCCCGAACCGCCCTCGAACTGTTCGCCGCCAAGGGGTACGACGACACGAGGCTCGAGGAGATCGCCGCCGCGGCGGGTGTCTCCAAACGGACCCTGTTCAACTACTTCCGCAGCAAGGAAGACCTCGCGCTCAACGGCCTGTCCGAGCAGGGGGAGCTGATCGCCGCGCGGCTCGCAGAGCGTCCGGCCGACGAGGATCCGTGGATGTCGCTGCGTGCGGCGTTCCAGGTGCTCGAGGAGATCGAGACCACCGCCGAGCGTCGGCTCGAACTGGTCACCCTGCTGTTCGGCAATGAATCCCTGCGCGCCGGCCACGCCGAGAAACAGGCTCGCTGGCAAGAACTGTTCGCACCGCTGATCGAGCCGCGACTGCCCGGCTCCGACCACCGTGCCCTGCAGGCGCGAGCGATCGCGGCCGCGGCGATCACCTGCCTCCAGGCGGCGACGGAAGAGTGGATGCGCCTGGGCGGACAGGTCGACCAGTTCGACCTGTACGACGCGGCCGTGCAGGCGATCCGCCGTCCCTCCTCACCACCAGAGGAGAAGACGACGTGA
- a CDS encoding maleylpyruvate isomerase family mycothiol-dependent enzyme — protein MTDRLPPADLPNMAAALRTEHAELLNFTSNLTDDEWTAPSAAAGWRIADVVAHIGATARSFYIPAGLRTTFAASLERANEDPVDRRRNWSRAKVMAEYQRASRRATTFLDVVRRTPAARARMRLAELGRYPLGLMMAGALIFDHHTHLRHDMAPALGRPAPPTDADRMRAVLTWMIAVLSNQVAQAPVAGLDARVALTLTGPGGGTWWFDEAGGLAPSNGAVAAHITVPALTFPDWGTQRSSWRDSDVTVTGDTELAARFLNAVNVI, from the coding sequence GTGACCGATCGCCTGCCCCCGGCAGACCTGCCGAACATGGCCGCCGCCCTGCGCACCGAACACGCCGAGTTGCTGAACTTCACCAGCAACCTCACCGACGACGAATGGACCGCTCCCAGCGCCGCAGCCGGCTGGCGCATCGCCGACGTCGTCGCCCACATCGGTGCGACGGCGCGCAGCTTCTACATACCCGCCGGGCTGCGCACGACCTTCGCCGCCAGCCTCGAACGGGCGAACGAGGACCCCGTCGACCGGCGGCGGAACTGGAGCCGTGCCAAGGTGATGGCCGAGTATCAGCGCGCCAGCCGGCGAGCCACCACGTTCCTGGACGTCGTCAGACGCACGCCCGCCGCCCGAGCGCGGATGCGGCTGGCCGAACTCGGTCGCTACCCTCTGGGCCTGATGATGGCCGGCGCACTCATCTTCGACCACCACACCCACCTGCGCCACGACATGGCCCCGGCGCTCGGCCGGCCCGCACCGCCCACCGACGCAGACCGGATGCGCGCGGTCCTGACGTGGATGATCGCCGTACTGAGCAATCAGGTCGCGCAGGCACCGGTCGCCGGGCTCGACGCCCGCGTCGCACTGACTCTCACCGGCCCCGGTGGCGGGACCTGGTGGTTCGACGAGGCAGGCGGCCTGGCTCCGTCCAACGGCGCGGTCGCCGCGCACATCACCGTCCCCGCGCTGACCTTCCCCGACTGGGGCACGCAACGGTCGTCCTGGCGCGACAGCGACGTGACGGTCACCGGCGACACCGAGCTCGCCGCCCGCTTCCTCAACGCCGTCAACGTCATCTGA
- a CDS encoding tetratricopeptide repeat protein, translating into MQPDIAWAKAPWFSDERFLGAVSAGALAEAAMRTMDYGHGLDTESMRERFRPWFHAIDVVSARQPLPEALAKMGILLRACGLTDMSFALCDQADSVERIMLTEVVRAGTWRKLGDPEQTAAAFERALALDPANWSLYLDLADVRAEQGDFTAAVRLIDQGMKHEPTELTLRAAGAAYRARLTGSPAELSELIELAPNLPNDSYRGLLIDHACAGPALPADLVAAARRIQNG; encoded by the coding sequence GTGCAACCCGACATCGCATGGGCCAAAGCCCCTTGGTTCAGCGATGAACGTTTTCTCGGCGCGGTGAGTGCCGGCGCGCTGGCCGAGGCCGCGATGCGGACGATGGACTATGGCCATGGTCTGGACACCGAAAGCATGCGGGAACGGTTCCGGCCCTGGTTCCATGCCATCGACGTGGTCTCTGCCCGCCAGCCGCTGCCGGAGGCGTTGGCCAAGATGGGAATCCTGCTGCGGGCATGCGGTCTTACCGATATGTCGTTTGCCCTCTGCGACCAGGCGGACTCCGTCGAGCGGATCATGCTGACGGAAGTCGTGCGAGCGGGCACGTGGCGCAAGCTGGGGGATCCTGAGCAGACCGCAGCGGCGTTCGAGCGCGCTCTTGCCCTGGACCCGGCCAACTGGTCGCTCTATCTCGACCTGGCCGACGTGCGAGCCGAGCAGGGCGACTTCACCGCTGCGGTCCGGCTGATCGATCAGGGGATGAAGCACGAGCCGACTGAGCTCACACTTCGCGCGGCCGGGGCCGCCTACCGCGCACGGCTTACCGGCTCGCCTGCTGAACTGAGCGAGCTCATCGAACTGGCGCCGAATCTGCCGAACGACTCGTACCGGGGCCTGCTGATTGATCACGCATGTGCTGGTCCCGCCCTGCCTGCCGACCTCGTGGCCGCGGCTCGCCGTATCCAGAACGGCTGA
- a CDS encoding NUDIX hydrolase, which translates to MSFRLAAYAVCIEDGRVLLARHVSPEGGSNWTLPGGRVEHGEDPFDAVIREVAEETGCEAVVERLLGVDSRVIPAAERNVPGDREHQNVGIFYRVRITGGRLRPEPDGETAESVWTPIPDVVDLRRSSLVDIGLALAQTLPTTGHVPPVPVGGLIQH; encoded by the coding sequence ATGAGTTTCCGGTTGGCGGCGTACGCCGTGTGTATCGAGGACGGGCGGGTGCTGCTCGCCCGTCACGTATCACCGGAGGGCGGGAGTAACTGGACTCTTCCGGGCGGAAGGGTCGAGCACGGGGAGGATCCGTTCGATGCGGTGATCCGGGAGGTCGCCGAGGAGACCGGCTGCGAGGCCGTGGTCGAACGCCTGCTGGGAGTGGACTCAAGAGTGATCCCCGCGGCAGAACGCAACGTCCCCGGCGACCGCGAGCATCAGAACGTCGGCATCTTCTACCGGGTTCGTATCACCGGAGGCCGGCTCCGGCCCGAGCCGGACGGCGAGACCGCAGAGTCGGTCTGGACTCCGATCCCCGACGTCGTCGACCTGCGACGGTCATCGCTGGTCGACATCGGCCTCGCCCTGGCGCAGACCCTTCCGACGACCGGCCACGTCCCTCCCGTCCCCGTCGGTGGCCTGATCCAGCACTGA
- a CDS encoding M28 family metallopeptidase, whose amino-acid sequence MPVLFFDIGATLADARVEPDGSLTLRPRPRVVAVLDAFRDVRKGIISNPGLGDGAAERAAAALEEAFPGRFTDASLVHWGVKDSRRLFDLAVASIGGAPAEDCVFVGEDAQERAFAREAGMRTAPHPVFALAAVENRPVLFARIGLPDGRGLPELAAAAETVEVVPVHVASDRLVLVMASAFGAEALERAGFTVDRREPVEDRAAFLIRDDRPVTEAESLVDSTDTAGSATGAARRATAVYSFIADALAGRGAPSAALLGPAPGGVYLAVTAGAPVEEVHLPGAKPGHTERLVPDPTLLSRPGEAQVDVLTGAAAESPRPGRPGAASGNGLPSPETIAAVRAAVTSEALRGHVARISGVEPLVEGESLRVRSRDAAAEDNGWVVEALERRFQELGLHVRRHPFRWRGRQLFNLEAEHRATGADSTVLITAHLDSTASGGDFVDANGEPRPYDPAVDPAPGADDDGSGTAAVLAAAECLAALVADGRQPTRNVRFVLFNAEEQGLVGSKFYARAAAAQGERIAGVFQMDMIAGLRPGSTPTVEIHAGSSVPGPVVGASDALGALVARTVSAFDPTVTVQHLTGPGDPAVGRSDHASFHERGWAAVAVSEDLFSTLDGAPGTGTRQYHTPGDTLLDEDHDTGFAATIARSVTATALTFAGL is encoded by the coding sequence ATGCCCGTGCTCTTCTTCGACATCGGGGCCACTCTGGCGGATGCCCGTGTGGAGCCCGACGGCTCACTGACGCTCAGGCCCCGGCCCCGGGTGGTCGCCGTCCTCGATGCCTTCCGTGACGTACGCAAGGGCATCATCTCCAACCCCGGGCTGGGCGACGGTGCGGCCGAGCGCGCGGCGGCGGCCCTCGAGGAGGCGTTCCCCGGCCGTTTCACGGACGCGAGTCTTGTGCACTGGGGTGTGAAGGACAGCCGCAGGCTCTTCGATCTGGCGGTCGCGAGCATCGGGGGTGCGCCGGCCGAGGACTGCGTGTTCGTGGGCGAGGATGCCCAGGAGAGAGCGTTCGCGCGGGAGGCGGGGATGCGTACGGCTCCGCATCCGGTGTTCGCCCTCGCCGCGGTGGAGAACCGTCCCGTGCTGTTCGCGCGGATCGGGCTGCCGGACGGCCGGGGCCTGCCGGAGCTGGCCGCGGCGGCGGAGACGGTCGAGGTCGTTCCCGTGCATGTGGCCTCGGACCGGCTCGTGCTCGTCATGGCGAGCGCATTCGGTGCCGAAGCGCTCGAACGCGCCGGGTTCACGGTGGACCGGCGTGAACCGGTGGAGGACAGGGCGGCCTTCCTGATCCGCGACGACCGTCCGGTCACGGAGGCCGAGTCGCTTGTGGACTCCACCGACACCGCGGGATCGGCGACCGGCGCGGCCCGGCGCGCCACGGCCGTGTACAGCTTCATCGCCGACGCCCTGGCCGGGAGGGGTGCCCCGTCGGCCGCCCTGCTGGGGCCCGCACCGGGGGGTGTGTATCTCGCCGTGACCGCCGGTGCGCCGGTCGAGGAGGTGCACCTGCCGGGTGCCAAGCCCGGACACACGGAACGCCTGGTGCCGGACCCGACGCTCCTCTCGCGACCCGGCGAGGCTCAGGTGGACGTGCTCACCGGCGCAGCGGCCGAGAGCCCGCGCCCGGGCCGACCCGGCGCGGCGTCCGGCAACGGCCTCCCGTCGCCCGAGACGATCGCCGCGGTGCGGGCGGCGGTGACCTCCGAGGCCCTGCGGGGCCATGTGGCGCGCATCTCCGGCGTGGAGCCGCTGGTCGAGGGCGAGTCGCTGAGGGTTCGCAGCAGGGACGCGGCAGCCGAGGACAACGGGTGGGTCGTCGAGGCGTTGGAACGCCGGTTCCAGGAACTCGGGCTGCACGTCCGACGGCACCCCTTCCGGTGGCGGGGACGACAGCTGTTCAACCTGGAGGCCGAGCACCGTGCCACCGGAGCGGACTCCACCGTCCTCATCACGGCCCACCTGGACTCGACCGCGTCCGGCGGTGACTTCGTGGACGCGAACGGCGAACCCCGCCCCTACGACCCGGCGGTGGACCCCGCGCCGGGGGCCGATGACGACGGTAGCGGGACGGCGGCAGTCCTGGCCGCGGCCGAATGCCTTGCGGCCCTGGTCGCGGACGGCAGGCAGCCGACCCGCAACGTGCGCTTCGTGCTCTTCAACGCCGAGGAGCAGGGCCTCGTCGGCAGCAAGTTCTACGCACGGGCCGCTGCCGCGCAGGGCGAGCGCATCGCCGGGGTCTTCCAGATGGACATGATCGCGGGACTGCGGCCGGGCAGCACGCCGACGGTCGAGATCCACGCGGGATCCTCCGTACCGGGCCCGGTCGTGGGAGCGTCCGACGCGCTCGGCGCCCTCGTCGCACGCACCGTGTCGGCCTTCGATCCCACGGTGACCGTCCAGCACCTGACGGGCCCTGGCGACCCGGCGGTGGGACGCAGTGACCACGCCAGCTTCCATGAGCGGGGATGGGCGGCCGTCGCCGTCTCCGAGGACCTCTTCTCCACCCTCGACGGCGCGCCCGGGACCGGCACCCGGCAGTACCACACCCCGGGTGACACGCTCCTCGACGAGGACCATGACACCGGTTTCGCCGCCACCATCGCCAGGTCGGTCACCGCGACCGCTCTGACCTTCGCCGGGCTGTAG
- a CDS encoding imine reductase family protein, translated as MPLTHAGSSTLSLRRSVAHIRDLLMHTGVLPQRDRHLLVRFAGKWLDMIKFLLPVYATETDSGDYTDAASSVNLFLASAAHDMELTKGTNVDVAWFAPLHDLVERAAAAGHGDHSISALTEVLRKPAQKA; from the coding sequence GTGCCCCTCACTCACGCGGGATCGAGCACGCTGTCGCTGCGGCGGTCCGTCGCCCACATCCGTGACCTGCTCATGCACACCGGCGTCCTGCCGCAGCGCGACCGGCACCTTCTTGTGCGGTTCGCCGGGAAGTGGCTGGACATGATCAAGTTTCTGCTGCCGGTCTACGCCACAGAAACCGACAGCGGTGATTACACCGATGCCGCCTCCTCCGTGAACCTCTTCCTCGCGAGCGCGGCCCATGACATGGAACTGACCAAGGGGACGAACGTCGACGTGGCTTGGTTCGCTCCACTGCACGACCTGGTGGAAAGGGCGGCTGCGGCGGGTCACGGCGACCACAGCATCTCAGCCCTGACCGAAGTACTCAGGAAGCCGGCGCAGAAGGCGTAA
- a CDS encoding GNAT family N-acetyltransferase has product MSDSLRARIEQYYATVPLLFADAEEFGPLRLFVRKELGTPYYGGPSHAQPTAESSATVTAPDIARVRARQRELGVPEAFEWLAEAAPALRARIEAAGLPVEERPLMTLQVDHPVPPQALPDGVTIRVLTADDPALPATLALPRLAFASVGTAVGPAGRAELSAVAEELIADGTVETTGPSIRAGHKVLIAALDLDGTPLAAGHYHPANGTTEIGGVGTLPTARRRGLAAAVTAALATHARDHGVRTVFLAYAEDNVARIYARLGFRPADLTLLIANQPARS; this is encoded by the coding sequence ATGAGCGACTCGCTGCGTGCTCGTATCGAGCAGTACTACGCCACCGTGCCCCTCCTGTTCGCCGACGCCGAAGAGTTCGGCCCGTTGCGGCTGTTCGTACGAAAGGAGTTGGGAACTCCGTACTACGGTGGTCCGAGTCACGCTCAACCCACCGCAGAGAGCTCCGCGACCGTCACCGCTCCTGACATCGCCCGGGTGCGCGCCCGGCAGCGCGAACTCGGCGTACCGGAAGCCTTCGAGTGGCTCGCCGAGGCAGCACCGGCCCTGCGTGCCCGTATCGAGGCCGCCGGCCTCCCGGTGGAGGAGCGCCCGCTGATGACCCTCCAGGTGGACCACCCGGTGCCCCCGCAGGCTCTGCCGGACGGCGTGACGATCCGCGTGCTGACGGCCGACGACCCGGCCCTGCCCGCAACTCTCGCCCTGCCCCGCCTGGCTTTCGCTTCGGTGGGCACTGCGGTGGGCCCTGCGGGCCGCGCAGAACTGTCGGCAGTGGCGGAGGAACTGATCGCGGATGGCACGGTCGAGACCACTGGCCCCAGTATCCGCGCCGGGCACAAGGTACTCATTGCAGCTCTTGACCTGGACGGCACCCCGCTCGCCGCCGGCCACTACCACCCAGCGAACGGCACGACCGAGATCGGCGGCGTTGGCACCCTCCCCACCGCTCGCCGCCGGGGCCTGGCCGCAGCCGTCACGGCGGCCCTGGCAACCCACGCCCGCGACCACGGGGTGCGCACCGTCTTTCTCGCCTATGCGGAGGACAACGTCGCTCGTATCTATGCCCGCTTGGGCTTCCGCCCTGCCGACCTCACCCTTCTGATAGCCAACCAACCCGCACGGTCGTAA
- a CDS encoding SgcJ/EcaC family oxidoreductase, translated as MSDNRANDTAAITAVLESLYKAWDAGDADAFVADYTQEATAIMPGSYRASREEVRQGMAAGFTSFLKGTTTTNRQLGIRFLGRDGAIVVTEAGILFPGESEVPADRIVYATWVLEKRDGAWLIAAYHNSPVKSAS; from the coding sequence ATGTCCGACAACCGCGCGAACGACACGGCCGCGATCACCGCCGTCCTTGAGAGCCTCTACAAAGCATGGGACGCCGGCGACGCCGACGCGTTCGTCGCCGACTACACGCAGGAGGCCACCGCGATCATGCCCGGCTCCTATCGCGCCTCCCGCGAGGAGGTTCGGCAGGGCATGGCGGCGGGGTTCACCTCCTTCCTGAAGGGCACCACGACGACCAACCGGCAGCTGGGGATCCGGTTCCTGGGCCGCGACGGCGCGATCGTCGTGACCGAGGCCGGCATCCTCTTCCCCGGCGAGTCCGAGGTTCCCGCCGACCGGATCGTGTACGCGACCTGGGTGTTGGAGAAGCGCGACGGCGCCTGGCTGATCGCCGCTTACCACAACAGCCCGGTCAAGTCCGCCAGCTGA
- a CDS encoding RNA polymerase subunit sigma-70, giving the protein MSRPEGRQRGMTSTGDFETLVQRYRPELLAHCYQMLGSVHDAEELVQETCLRAWRARDRYDPSRASLRTWLYRIATNACLTALDGLGRRPMPSGLVTESEPLRPLVHGGEATWLQPLPDSLLGLGAPATAAIDRGSLRLAFVAALQLLSPRERAVLILRDVLDYPAAEAADILETSVAAVNSSLQRARARIRAAGVLQEQVAEPSDAEQRSWVDRYMAAFVRADIQGLLQVVTEDVLMEMPPMVNWFTGRENYASFMGWVFAKAGKAWRLLPVRANGQAGFAAYRHGDAGVFELHTLQVFTVTAGGISRVSVFQDADVFAAFGLAQKVDG; this is encoded by the coding sequence ATGAGCAGACCGGAAGGGCGGCAGCGCGGGATGACGTCGACGGGGGACTTCGAGACCCTGGTGCAGCGGTACCGGCCGGAGCTGCTGGCGCACTGCTACCAGATGCTCGGCTCGGTCCACGACGCCGAGGAACTCGTGCAGGAGACGTGTCTGCGGGCGTGGCGCGCGCGGGACCGTTACGACCCGTCGCGTGCCTCCCTGCGGACCTGGCTGTACCGGATCGCCACGAATGCGTGTCTGACCGCGCTGGACGGGCTCGGCCGCCGTCCCATGCCCTCGGGTCTGGTCACCGAGAGCGAACCCCTGCGCCCGCTCGTCCACGGTGGGGAGGCAACCTGGTTGCAGCCACTCCCGGACAGCCTGCTCGGCCTGGGCGCCCCGGCCACCGCGGCGATCGACAGGGGCAGCCTGCGGCTGGCCTTCGTCGCCGCACTGCAATTGCTGTCACCGAGAGAGCGCGCCGTCCTGATCCTGCGCGACGTGCTCGACTACCCGGCGGCGGAGGCAGCGGACATCCTGGAGACCTCGGTCGCGGCCGTGAACAGCTCGCTGCAGCGGGCTCGCGCCCGGATCCGGGCCGCGGGAGTGCTGCAGGAGCAGGTCGCTGAGCCTTCCGACGCAGAGCAACGGTCGTGGGTGGACCGGTACATGGCGGCCTTCGTCCGGGCGGACATCCAAGGGCTGCTGCAGGTGGTGACCGAGGACGTCCTCATGGAGATGCCGCCCATGGTCAACTGGTTCACCGGCCGGGAGAACTACGCGAGCTTCATGGGCTGGGTGTTCGCCAAGGCCGGCAAGGCCTGGCGGTTGCTGCCGGTGCGGGCCAACGGGCAGGCCGGCTTCGCCGCCTATCGGCACGGGGATGCCGGTGTGTTCGAGCTGCACACCCTGCAGGTGTTCACGGTCACGGCCGGCGGCATCAGCCGTGTCTCGGTCTTCCAGGACGCCGACGTGTTCGCCGCCTTCGGCTTGGCGCAGAAGGTTGACGGCTGA
- a CDS encoding LacI family DNA-binding transcriptional regulator, translating to MGGRQRPTIKTVAAHAGVGRTTVSRVINGSELVSDKARDAVLAAIAELNYIPNSVARGLVTSRTDSIALVIPESESRLGSEPYFSAVIRGVSTGLADTRTQLQLVLVRDQGEQDQLTDSVAERRVDGVLLVSVHEHDPLPGLLEDMGLPTVLAGRRSPDESLSHVQSDNLGGAAAAVRHLVERGRTTIATITGPLDMDVGRTRLEGWRNGLLEADREPDPSHVATADFTEEGGRLAMRSLLEQVPELDAVFVASDVMAVGAMTELRDQGRRIPEDVAVVGFDDSFIARHTAPPLTSVRQPVEEIGSTIARILLEEISEPKASRQSVVLPTQLVVRGSS from the coding sequence ATGGGGGGCAGACAACGGCCGACCATCAAAACGGTGGCCGCACATGCCGGTGTCGGACGCACGACGGTGTCCCGCGTCATCAACGGCTCGGAACTGGTCAGCGACAAAGCCCGGGACGCCGTCCTGGCCGCCATCGCCGAGCTCAACTACATACCGAACTCCGTGGCCCGCGGGCTCGTCACCAGCAGGACCGACTCCATCGCGCTGGTGATCCCCGAGTCGGAGAGCCGGCTGGGTTCCGAGCCGTACTTCTCGGCCGTCATCCGCGGCGTCAGCACGGGCCTGGCCGACACCAGGACACAGCTCCAGCTCGTGCTCGTACGCGACCAGGGCGAGCAGGACCAGCTCACCGACTCCGTCGCGGAGCGGCGGGTGGACGGTGTCCTCCTGGTCTCGGTGCACGAGCACGACCCGCTGCCCGGTCTGCTGGAGGACATGGGACTTCCCACCGTGCTCGCCGGACGCCGTTCCCCCGACGAGTCACTGAGCCATGTGCAGTCGGACAACCTGGGGGGCGCCGCCGCGGCGGTCCGGCACCTCGTGGAACGGGGCAGGACGACGATCGCCACGATCACCGGACCGCTCGACATGGACGTCGGCCGCACCCGGCTGGAGGGCTGGCGCAACGGCCTGCTGGAGGCGGACCGCGAGCCCGACCCGAGCCATGTGGCCACGGCGGACTTCACCGAGGAAGGCGGCCGACTCGCCATGCGTTCACTTCTCGAACAAGTCCCGGAACTGGACGCCGTCTTCGTGGCGTCGGACGTGATGGCGGTGGGCGCGATGACGGAGCTGCGCGACCAGGGCCGCCGGATCCCGGAAGACGTGGCTGTGGTCGGCTTCGACGACTCGTTCATCGCCCGGCACACCGCCCCGCCGCTGACGAGCGTGCGTCAGCCCGTCGAGGAGATCGGCAGCACGATCGCCAGGATCCTGCTCGAGGAGATCAGCGAACCCAAGGCTTCGCGGCAGAGCGTTGTGCTGCCCACCCAGCTCGTGGTCAGGGGCTCTTCGTGA